The nucleotide window ACCACCATACGCGGAGACTGTGACTAGTTACATTGGGTTTAGCTGGAGATAATGTATATCAACTAGCATACGTAGTCAGAGTATAAAAAACAATGGTTAGACTCCTGTGATGGTTTACCATTTTGAAAATTGTGCTACCTTGTCTTTGATGTGGCACTAATGTAAgtgctatccacaccatccaaattgtaggacacattgtggatggagcattgcCTCTAAAATGGACATGataaagcaatcctaaccatccaattggtggctatcaaatggatggttaaaagtcagtggtccaaattcaaatttaaaaatcagatggttactatAATTTTTAGGTGTAATTTTTAACCTAAGCTCTATTGGTCCACATTTTATATCGTTCGGATTCCATAAAACTAGCCATCGGCTGGCAACTTCAATGTGTCAGTCTCATTTGGATGGGAGCGGATTACGTGCAGccccgcctcacccaagacggtacggcccttactgtagggccaccttgatgtatgtatatgctATATCCATGGTGTTCATCCGTttagccagatcattttagagcatgagctgaaaaatgaagcagatccaaatctcaggtggacctttccataagaaatagtgttgattgaacattcaaccattaaaaacttcttaaggcccaccataatatttctGATAATGATTCCGTACTATATATTTGCCATATCCTAACATGTTGATAGGGTTCCAGTCCAtacctcggtggtagactctgaggattTTCAACACATGGTCTTGGGTTCGATGCCCatatataggtggtgaaatcccactacggcgttacctcggtggtagactctgagtACGGGATGACTTGACTCCAATTAATTTAAAATAGGGcgtagatgatgatggtgatgatttgGATGACATCCTGGTTCAGATTTAACAtgcatatgtgtggcccacctataagTGGGCAGCTTGATTATGATGCCCAAGGGACAACACAAAACAAGCTTAGCCAATGCTCATATGAGATCTACTTCATTTATTAGTTTAGCTAGCTCTATAAAGACTCAAGTGCGCCGCACCATAGGAATTAGTAAGATACGTAtccaaaaactcaagtaggccgcaacacagaaaacaatagtgatgtagagcaggtcgcagacagtttcatggccaagatggatcagaaaaggctcagtcgacaacagaagtgatccgggccgtcggaccttagatcaggcggatctcgcaatccagaatgagttatctgacgtaaaatatatgattttggggtagaacgagctactttagccagccaaccctGCTACATGGGGTTACGCAGCccaaaattgcgaaaaacccctagatcgacggtcgtttccctgttttaatttcatttttactatcaataataagttttagtttgattataactattcATCCGTTGGGCGCaagcccaacgtgaaaagagcttagaataattaggagaactgtttggtgaagccaaataggacacttactagttTTGGCccaaaaccttgcgcactagtagacatcacgaccgtcaataaatagtaagtttattatttatagtaagccgcgaattctaggagttttagttgtagtttgattctgatttctttcccattgcttggtacccctatttaaagggttgtaaactcgtttttattcattcattaatcaaatgcgaatttattagaatttatttctatttcctgctttcttttctcgtggattcgagaagtctctgtgaggagtccagagaagttccgtaaattcggaatagttatcctcttgaggaagacggtactCGACCTCGCGTCCTCCcctacgtcagtttggtatcaaagcgaggtttctcctcggatcaaTGACTTCTaatgacgggtcgggcaacaatcccattgGCGGTGTTCCaggaaatttacctttaacggcggcagctttcgaagtagcgcaacgagagaatcagcaagccatgtaagggctgcaggcttccatcgaccgcatagcgaaTCTCTTGGTGAAAAACCTAAGGTAAgtccgtgttcctggtggtaatcctccaccgccaattgttgaaactcgtaatcgctctaatcgcaggatagtaccggcagtgcatccaagggtcattcctaaggaagggggctccagtgaggaggaaatcgacaacataatcttctaacaccccagacatggcggcaatcgagtagatcgaacggatcgagaattcaagatgcgggttgatattcctagcttcaatggccaactacacattgaggattttctcgattggctttctgaagttgagcaatttttcgactatatggacatccctgaagcaaagaaggtcaagcttatggcctacaagttgaaaggggGAGTtttagcttggtgggaacaactgcaactcgcgcgaaccaggcaaaAGAAAGCAcaaatccgcacctggcagcggatgaagcagctactacgtgtccgattcctccctagtgattacgaacaataccaaaattgttgacagggtagtcggtcgatgagaatacgcagaagaattttaccgcctggcggcgcgtaacgatttagtcgagactgaatcgcagcaagtcgcccgattcaacagTGGATTGCGTAtgactatccaggatcgggtccagatgcagtccgtctggacgatgaataaTGCGATCAAGTTGACTATTCGGGCAGAAGTGCAACTTGCACGTCCTCACACACAGACCTATCTtactgcaaggatccctgtggcaggtcCGCCCTAGGGAACCGCACAGCCCAAGGGGAatgagcccgtaggagcacgcactcaacctcttacgtttgagaaccgagatcagggaagcgggcaagctagaccccaaaggggcgtatcgatttttgctggtccaagtagaatcacGAACCCCTATACTcagccaaggcccgataactgctatcgttgtggtcaattgggccacctatcaaatactttccccagcgaaaagtggcaaacctcgccatcaatgatggtagtgctgataacgcttatgaagattcAAATATTGAAGAACAgaagcataccaccgaggacgagacagatgattcaggttgggttcagcaagatcacggcgagttgtttatcgtgaggcgactattatatgcgccaataaaagaagtgcatccacatcGGTATAACATCTTccacactaggtgtacggtgaatcgaaaggtttgtgacgtaatcattgacagtgggaggaatgagaacatcgtctccaaggtcatgatggaaaaattgcaattgaaaacggagtgtcatccctctccatatacaatcggttggatcaagaaggtcagcgaaacaaaggtaactgaacggtgcaccatatctttttcaattggcaaatattataaggatgaagtattaagcgatgtggttgacatggaagcatgtcacatactactcggtcgaccctgacaaTCTGActgtgacgccactcataaaaggcgagataacatatatatcttcgtcaaggacggccagaagaccatattggcccctatggatccagagggaccacttgaaacttctaaagtggagagtcgttttctcttaaccacaCAAGACTTCGTaaaagaatccaaagaaacaggacatacgtatgcattaattgtaaatgGGAAAGAACTCGAGCATACCATCATCCCTAAAAGACTAAGGCCcatgctacatgaattcaaagaaatctggcccgatgaccttcccaataggttaccccccatgcggaaTATCCAACATCATATCGATTTTGTCCCTTgatccagtttacctaatcgtcctcattatcgaatgagtccgaatgagtgcgagattctaaAAGGACAAGTAGAgaagttgatccgtaagggtcttattcgataaagcatgagtccatgtgctgtaccagctctattaactccaaagaaagatgggagttggagCATGTTTGTCGACAGTTgagtcatcaacaaaatcaccataaaatacaagtTTCCTATACAACGGTtggatgatatgttagacatgctagagagtgcaaaaatattctctaaattggacctaagaaGCGGCTATCATCAGATTTGAATACGACCGgatgatgagtgaaaaacggcctttaagactaaggaaggattatacgaatggatggtcatacccttcggtctttcgaatgtgcctagcacatttataagattgatgaaccaagttctgaaacctttcattgggcgatTCGTtatggtttatttcgatgatattttgatatacagtcaagacgaaaccacccatatggaacacctcaagaaggtccttcaagtgctcactaaaaataaattatatctcaatttaaaaaagtacaGCTTCataactgatagcctattgttcctgggttttgtcgtaacatccacggacatttgggtggatgaggaaaaggtgaagacaatcagagaatggccgattcccacaaatattcacgaagtgcgaagtttttatggactggcgacattctattgtcagttcgtgaaaaatttcagtaccattatgtcaccaatcacagattgcatgaagaaagggcagtttcagtgaactgacgaagccgacaggagctttgccgaaatcaagcgcagattatcaacgaccccagttcttgtacttcccaacttcgacaaactgtttgaagtcgaatttgatgcctcatatgtcggaattaggggggttttgtctcaagaaggtaagccgatagccttctacagtgagaaacttagagatgcacgcaagaagtggtctacatatgagatcgaattatacgcggtggtccaggcactacgacactggcgacattatttgattcaaagggaatttatactttacacggaccatcaagctctcaaattcattaatagtcaagctaacattaaccgtgtgcatgctagatggatctcatttttgcagaaattcacgttcgtactaaaacacaagtcagggcaacagaacaaagtagctgatgcactgagtcgtcgtgcaactttgttagtcactatgagtaatGAAGTTATCggtttcgagcgcctcaaagacatatgctgatgacgacgacttcaaggacgcatgggttagatgccaaaaAGGTCtccccggcgacttacatatgcaagatgggtccttttcaaggaaaatcgactatgcatcccaaacagttcgctaaggaaacagataatccaagagctacatggaggtggcctcagtggacaccttgggcgagacaagacacgagctcttgtggaagaacggtattactggccgtaattggtacgtgatgtgggaaaggcaatccaacgttgttatatttgtcaggcCTCTAAGgagcaatctcataatacgggcctctacaccccattacccaTGCCTGacagcccttgggaggatttatctatggatttcgtgcttggttTCCCACGAACATAATGCGGCATGAATTTGGTGTCCGTGGTAGTggatcatttctccaagatggcgcactttattccatgcaaaaagactctcgatgcaacacacgtggcgaatctattcttaaAAGAAATTGTGCGACTACaaggggttcccaagactattacttctaatCGTAACaagaagttcataagccacttttggcggactttgtggattcgatttgatacacgacttcagttcagcagcgcctaccacccacagactgacggtcaaactgaggttgtgaatcacacattgggaaacctccttcgatgtatttcaggagaaaaattgaAGTAGTGggatctcaagcagagtttgcattcaataacatggtgaaccgctcgacaggaaaatctccgttccaggttatttacggaTGAGTACCTCGCctcacactagacttggtccctctgcccaagctcccaggcatgagcattgcagcagaacatatggctaaCAAGATCATGAGCATTCATGCAAAGGTACAAACAAAGcaacatgcctcgaacgaaaagtacaaggagcaagcggacaagcatcggcgacaaaaagtgttcgaggtgggcgaccaagtaatgatCCATCTACACAAAGAACGATTTccaaccggaacgtacaacaagttgaagaataaaaagattggactggtaccaatcatccgaaagatcaatgataacgcttatgttgttgatcttccagatgacatggcgatctcacggactttcaacgtcgcggacctgaccgagcatcatgaaccagcgcaggatgagaactcgaagacgagttcttttgaagtggaggtgactaatgtagagcggggcgcagacagtttcatggccaagatggatcagaaaaggcccagtcgacgacaaaagtgatccgggccgtcggaccttagatcggttgtatctcgcaatccggaatgaaaTATCTCATCTGATACTTCAATACAATGACAAAAACTGCTAGTACGAACCAATACAACAGGATACGATTTAAGCTGCATTTTACAAGTCTTCATGCACTGTTTGGTATTGATATCGCATTGCCAAAACAAGATACAGGTAttataagcatataaatatatCTGGCTATCCTAGCTCATCATAATAAAAAGCATTAAAAAGACAAACGACCATATCAATGTTGAAGTAAAAGAAACTCTCTATAAATGGAATCAGTCAATCATTTTATAACGCTTACCTCAGGGTCCAAATTGATGTTTACCCCCAATGCCTCTAACACATCAGCACTTCCACAGGCAGAAGAACTGGATTTGTTTCTTTGCTACTACCATAACATAGAATTCTAATTAATTACAGTACATACTAGAATAATTTCAACATTATTCCTTATGTGAAAGGAGCATCACCTTGGCAATTTTTGCACCAGAGGCAGCACCAATAGGACCCCTTCTAGGACCTTTATCAGTAACAACTAACAACACATGATGAGTCCAAAATGGATGAATCCCTGAGGTTTCCTTTGAATCCTTGGGTTGGTGGGCTGCAAATAGACAATTAAGGAAGGaaacacttgatttttaagctaaaAGTTCTAAAAACTTGAGGAAGGaaacacttgatttttaagctaaaAGTTCTAAAAACTTGAGGAAGGaaacacttgatttttaagctaaaagttctaaaaagtgtgacccacttaatggaAAGCTTTTATCTCACAACCTTACGCTACATTGGTGCATGTGGCTGCATTTGGTTGGGCAATGCTTCACACACATGTTAGTAAAACTTACCCAGAACTTGTGCTcggtccaagaatcaggttggatGAACAGCTTGGTCATGCATATGTGTAAACTCTCTCATCAATCGCCTGAAATGTGCAAGCAGCATCACCTATAAAATCTAGAGAGTACAAATTAAATCTCTGGTTAAAGCCTAAAAATGATGTGCAATTATTTATAGTAAAGTAATTCATCAACAAAATAGAAATACATAAATGCAAAAACTGTGATGATGCACTCATTGCTTGGCCCCACCACAAAGAACACCTGATGCAAAAATCAGACCATTGGAACCAAGCAGTAATGCCCTATGATCAGAACTCGAGCATTGTGAACTAAAGCCAACGACTCCATCACCatcaatttttctttttaaaacccATTTGGACCCCTAGGAAACTCTTATTTTTCACTACATCAATGAAGTTTAAAGCATAACCTATCATCCATAATTACAGTCCTGATTGAGAATAGAAATAATATGCCTTTGGAAGCATAAAAACATCAAAAGTAGgcaaaaaatgtttttttttttcttttttctggtaAGTAACATACTGAAAGATATTGAAACAATCCCTCTAAATGCTAGGGCTTCAGATGGACACCCCCTGTTATGTACGAGGCCTGGCATTCAAAATCACAGAGTAAGTAACAGAAAGGCCATGTTAATGTTATGTTACGACCTAACGTATAaaaacatgatcccaaaattaccACCTGTTGAAGGAAGGCAGGGTGCTGAATGCAAACAATACAATATTAGTCTATAGGAGCCTGCAGATGACAACAAGTTccagcatgcatgcatgcatggttatTGGAGTGAGAAGGTTCTGTGCCTTAGCATATACCAGCCCCAACACCATTTCTGTGGAGGCAAAGGcaacatatttcagacatgaaCAGAAACTAGGACAGGgctgtattttttttccttttcttttcttttcttttaatcgCAGCAACAAGAATCGAGAGCCTAAGAATTTGGAGTCATCAATCAGAACCAACATGCATATTTAATTCACAGTTAAAATGTGAGTTTCAACTTCTAAAGGAGTATACCTTATTCATCATATTCCATTGACCCACTTGGGGCAAGCAATCCTTTTCTCTACTAGTGTCATGGGATTTAAGCTACAAAACCAACCAGAAGCAATGACGAAAAATTAAAAAGCACTCAAAGGAGGGAGTTCCTGTAGTTGAACTAGCTAGTCAATGAAACAAATCCCGCATTTGTTAAAAAAATACCAATTTACTTACCCAAGTGTAGGTAAAATGCGTGCTTCAACCGAAGCAAGTTTCTCACTGATTTTGATGCCAAATTCCTTTGCATAAGGATCTTTGTGGTAACTGCTAAGTATTGTGGTGAACTGTCTACCAAAGAAAAATGAAGTTTCAGGGTACTTCATTCTGACACAAGCATTAACAAAGAGTAACTACAAAGCAAGTGCCAATCACCATGTTGATGCACTAAAGAATAGTTTCCAGGAATTTCATGTGCTTGCTCTGCATACTTTTGGAATGTTCTCGAGGCATGGTAAGAATAACTTGCATTTTTTTTGTGCGACATTGGAACATCTTTTGTGTTCAAGCCTGATAAATAGCAATACTTTTGGGGAAATTCTCCATTATTCTCTAAGCAGATCTATTGGGGATTGCAACTAATTTGGTCTGTATCAACTGTTTCACATGTTATTCAATCTCTATGTACTTTATAGATAAAAAAAAGCCCTAAGGTTTGTATTTAATGTACTCTCAAATGGTAAAGAAAACATAAATTCAGTATCACAAAGATATAAATACATATGTAACAGGATTTCTTTCATTCAGATGCTCTAAGTTCTCAAATCAATGCATTCCCAAATTACTTTCTTTTTGTTCTAACAAAGCAAAAAATTAGTTAATGGGTTGCCCCAATATCCTTCAATTGGTTTAGACCTATGTCAACCcatatgatttttgggccaatacATATGAGATCCCAACATAGAGAGATAGGAAATTATACAGAAGAcaaggaagaaatgaaaaagatgaaAGCACAAAAGGATCTAGAGAAGCAGAGCTTACCCAGGTTTAGATGCAGAGTTGTGTTTACTAGCAAGGAATGATTGCATGCACAGGCACTTTTCCCAAAGCAGTATCATTCAGATGCTACACCAAAATACAaagtaaaaaaactaaaaatagtgAAATTCAGATTTACTGCAGCACTTGATAGTCACTTTGCCTTATAATTTTATTCTCATTGAATTAAATATTGAGAATCGCCTAGCAGCCACATGTCACACGTGGCCTGAAAAACATTGAAGTGATCATAAGAGTAGAAGCCAATGTACCTTTACAAAAACACACCATTGATCAAGTAGTCGAAACCTTCCAGTCAAAGTACAAGGATTCTTTCATTTTCCTAAGGCGATGTTGCTTTTTGGGATCTTCAGAATATGCATGATGGACAACAAACAGATGATTTTTGCGGTTGTTTAAATTGCTGAATTTCTGTAGAACATctttcacttgagattttgaatGGCTGTTCATTTGCTTGTTTGGTAAGTAGAGATGCAAGTGAGATAATAATTAGAatcttaaaaagattttcttttttctggaaCCTCATAAGAGATTCATATGCCGATTGTATTGGAATATGGTAAATGGATTCTTTATATTTCCCATGATTTTGACATGCAAGGATTGTAGCTTGGTCATAAATTTTTTGACCCACGAAATTAGCATCTAGACAGCCAGATAACAGCACAGGCCATTTTTAGGAATGTGGGATCAAAACATTCCCTGTATCTCACTattagttaaaaataaaaataaatcccaGGCAGACACCTAGTGTATGTAAATAAAGGGCTCCCAGTATTGCGCTGTGATGGAAAGATGAAGGGTTTTATCCAATTGCATGTACATGTGCTTGGGCATGTTTGGCTGAACATGAAGCTGGTTTTAATACAATCCTGTCAGAGTATGAGCAGATCCTTATTGTTTCATACATACAATACTATATACAGACAGGAATATAATCAGTAACTAAGAATTACAAGAAGAAACAATCTGCCACAGCAAAACTTCACTAAGTACACATTCAAGgcaggtttttttttctttctttcttagaaGGGAAAGTGTAAATCTCATACTCCTCTCAAAATACTCTACTAGTTTCTTGAGGATGGAAAAGTGTAATTATTACTGGGTGGAAACCATcctttctttgccatccaaacaaaACAAGTCGTCATATCAAAGGCAAACCCCTTTCCGTTTCCATTGTTAGGCAcggaatccatggtttccaaacatggccttgTGGGAAAACAACACCAGGTATTTCATCACTTCAGAAGCATTACTTTCAATTACAAAACTTCACAGCAATCTTCTTGCACTAGGTATGTCTAAAATAGTGTTTTGAAATTTGTCCTCTTTTGAAAACCTGGAGATgataatataaataaaagaacAATGCAAGGTTAGTAAAAAAGATgtccaattctctctctctctctctctctctctctctctctataaaaaagaaaaaaagggtccAATGGTCCAACTTCAATACAAGTGAGGTAATAAGTCTACTAGCTTATCTTTGTTATATGGCACGCTCGCAGTGCGCAATGTATATGAATGGCCCAGGTCTCTGAACATATTCCATCCACCCCATcacattggggggggggggcgcggaTTGGGTGCGAACCTTAccacggggcccaccttgatgtatgtattctatatccacaccgtcagccaaaattgaagaagatcagAATTTTAGATGGACCATGCCTAGGAAacggtgatgattgaccattaatgggtcaTATAGGCGGATTAGGTGCGAACCTTACCACGGGGggaaagtgatctctagttcaagactagaggactgttgagcttgctcacagtcttgcattcgtgatctctagcatttggcaagaggattgttgggtcttttcCGGCAATCTCTTTCTTTTCGTATTAATCCATTTGCTTCCCCATTCGAGTTtgcattacattttttttttcactactgTGGCTATTAATTGGTGGGGCCAACCATATCAAATCAAGGGTGACACATGAATGAATGGTGGAGATCACCAGGGACTACAAATTTGAGTAGTTGTGGGGACTACCCACAGTCAAAACAAAAAGATTTAGAAACTGTTTAAATCTTAACATAAACGATGGGTGCGCCATTTAATGACCTGCCCCAACGGCAACACATACAGTAGACAGATGCCATAGGCGCACGTTAGCGAAACCCTAAGAAGAAGTACGGAAACCTAGCGAGATCTACAGATTCTACTAGAGAGagatttaagaagaaaaaaaaaaaatttttaaatgaaatgaaatcaaGAGAGgagaaatcatacatcaatcttTATCTGCTCGAGATGAGCGACGAGGAGCTCTTCTTGCGTCTGAGCAGTCATGGCGAGCTTCTGATTTTACCTGCATTCCTACGTAAAGCACAAGGGAGTTTATTAGGGGCACATTGTATCGAGTCCCAGCCAGTGCAGCCTCACCCTAAGGAAGCAGCAGTCTCTGCTTCAGCTCTGTTAAGAACGGAGATCCTTATTGCCTTGTCTGTGGAAATTCCAATAGAAGACAAAAATCAGGAGTAAGCAGACGTCACAATACCTTCTTCCACAGATTCAAATGCACGACTACATCTTTCATATGAGAGGAAATGTAGGGAGAGGGATGttgcagggagagggagatcgagagagggagggagagtgagagggagaggaaatGTAGGGAGAGGGATGttgcagggagagggagatcgagagagggagggagagtgagagggagatcgagggagagggagagggagatcgagagagagagggtcgagatcgaaagagggagagggagatcgagggagagggagggagagtgagagggagatcgagagagagggttgagatcgggagagggagatcgagggagattgggagagggagagggagagggagacgcaGACGGCGATGGATGTTAAATGAAGGATTTTAGGGCGTTTTGGCgtaggaaatgaagaaaaacatTCAGTAGTCTGCGGTAATTTAAAGTAATGTGGCTCtcgggccatgtggggtccactcagaggttactaatagaatccattccgtccatctgtttcaaaataaaacaataacacataataataa belongs to Magnolia sinica isolate HGM2019 chromosome 8, MsV1, whole genome shotgun sequence and includes:
- the LOC131252837 gene encoding uncharacterized protein LOC131252837 — encoded protein: MILLWEKCLCMQSFLASKHNSASKPGSPQYLAVTTKILMQRNLASKSVRNLLRLKHAFYLHLAPCLPSTGLVHNRGCPSEALAFRGIVSISFSMLLTRKKKKKNIFCLLLMFLCFQRHIISILNQDCNYG